In the Theobroma cacao cultivar B97-61/B2 chromosome 1, Criollo_cocoa_genome_V2, whole genome shotgun sequence genome, one interval contains:
- the LOC18614291 gene encoding uncharacterized protein LOC18614291 has protein sequence MNPHKTEEGLFHHHHDLGPPHQMIQTQSQPSISPHDDAPDPSFSLPEIVLFRSSSSADSPSRSSSENDDAATTHPAPSCTATTTDLTNATHKITDQSLGYISPDPHISSQFYTFNAESHSLMIRCISEQRLATPAEIRTATPRSVLKSWRAVWKDRNEDTAYLTAWKRIQDKLTAHVDNSSGNEFLCFKNNANQFVSHINQWQDIVMSFHGDADLKHLGLKETIERIKQVWTVGAKFYGIPESYIRVCVAACPVCNGSSGSASRSKRRRFEYTESFDVPAKEVPHRLQQLAAKHKVVLCIRQKYIRYKPFMAEVKDYACHRAGEPAAKKSRILKREPYASKRCGCGFRIRAIVPIANYNEKDKTFVYQEEGMAVFKLYAVHSGHEPGPSDGNARIMHRVVGHKGGFLMDQDMVYGVSEDLDSEGFGLMGKDQADLQLAILQQVQELRAEIGLLEGRIGKIPRQLLGSVSRELFDILSKVRRLGEEGPKSMGLLSDKPHSDDMLVGENDLAHWSDHHHDRIYGDGKDAELIEDDEDSFGRTLGDVVPWDQMRTDCRSQKDLISEPCKTDKWLKCSDFDEKSILDCEDTKLTKPMRHDDGIVTDVGLVGIQVDSFYQENPKWYDSPCGLDSSTDCGDSGFRHGEIV, from the coding sequence ATGAATCCACACAAAACCGAAGAGGGTCTCTTCCATCACCACCATGATCTGGGCCCACCTCACCAGATGATCCAAACGCAATCACAGCCGTCCATTTCCCCACACGATGACGCACCGGACCCCTCCTTCTCCCTCCCCGAAATCGTCCTCTTCCGCTCCTCGTCCTCCGCGGACTCGCCCAGTCGTTCCTCTTCCGAAAACGACGACGCCGCGACTACTCACCCCGCTCCTTCCTGCACCGCGACAACAACCGACCTAACAAACGCCACCCATAAAATTACCGATCAGTCCCTGGGCTACATTAGCCCCGACCCTCACATTTCCTCTCAGTTCTACACCTTCAACGCCGAGTCCCATTCCCTCATGATCCGCTGCATCAGCGAACAGCGTCTAGCGACTCCAGCCGAGATCCGAACCGCCACGCCTCGCTCCGTTCTGAAATCGTGGCGCGCCGTGTGGAAGGACCGCAACGAGGACACCGCTTACCTCACCGCGTGGAAGCGAATCCAAGACAAGCTCACCGCGCACGTGGACAACAGTTCGGGTAACGAATTcctttgctttaaaaataatgcTAATCAATTCGTTTCCCATATTAATCAATGGCAAGATATCGTCATGAGTTTTCACGGCGACGCCGATTTAAAGCACTTGGGGCTTAAAGAGACAATAGAGAGAATCAAGCAAGTGTGGACCGTCGGTGCCAAGTTCTATGGAATCCCCGAGAGTTACATTAGGGTTTGTGTTGCGGCGTGCCCTGTATGCAACGGGTCTTCGGGGTCTGCTTCAAGGAGTAAACGTCGTCGTTTTGAGTACACAGAGTCTTTTGATGTGCCTGCGAAGGAGGTGCCTCATAGGTTGCAGCAATTGGCCGCAAAGCACAAAGTCGTGCTCTGTATTAGGCAGAAATATATTAGGTATAAACCTTTTATGGCTGAAGTGAAGGATTATGCTTGTCATCGAGCAGGAGAGCCTGCAGCAAAGAAGTCTAGGATTTTGAAGAGGGAACCTTATGCATCGAAGAGGTGTGGTTGTGGATTTAGAATTAGGGCAATAGTGCCAATTGCAAATTATAATGAGAAGGATAAGACATTTGTATACCAAGAGGAAGGGATGGCAGTATTTAAGTTATATGCGGTGCATTCAGGGCATGAGCCAGGGCCATCGGATGGGAATGCGAGGATTATGCATCGCGTTGTTGGGCACAAGGGAGGGTTTTTGATGGATCAGGATATGGTATATGGGGTAAGTGAGGATTTGGATAGCGAGGGGTTTGGGTTGATGGGGAAGGACCAAGCAGATTTGCAGCTTGCTATTTTGCAGCAGGTGCAGGAGTTAAGAGCTGAAATTGGGTTGTTAGAGGGGAGGATTGGCAAGATTCCTCGTCAGTTGTTGGGTTCAGTATCTAGGGAGCTGTTTGATATTTTGAGTAAAGTTAGACGTTTAGGGGAAGAGGGTCCAAAGTCAATGGGATTGCTTTCTGACAAGCCTCATTCAGATGACATGTTGGTTGGGGAGAATGATTTGGCACACTGGAGTGATCACCACCATGATCGAATATATGGGGATGGCAAGGATGCTGAATTGATTGAAGACGATGAAGACAGTTTTGGAAGAACGCTTGGGGATGTTGTTCCTTGGGACCAAATGAGGACGGATTGTAGGAGCCAGAAGGATCTGATAAGCGAGCCTTGTAAGACGGATAAGTGGTTGAAATGCAGTGATTTTGATGAGAAGAGCATTCTTGACTGTGAAGATACTAAACTAACCAAGCCCATGAGACATGATGATGGTATAGTGACAGATGTAGGTCTTGTTGGCATTCAGGTTGATAGTTTCTACCAAGAAAATCCTAAGTGGTATGATTCTCCTTGTGGATTAGATTCCAGCACAGATTGTGGTGATAGTGGATTTAGACATGGGGAGATTGTGTAG